DNA sequence from the Ogataea parapolymorpha DL-1 chromosome II, whole genome shotgun sequence genome:
AACGTGCCGCTGTCCATCTCTGGTAGCGAGGACGCACAGTATAACAACATCAGCTCCGCGCAGGACGTGCTGCTGTATCTCTGGGACCACTACATCCAGTACTTCAAGGTGAGCAAGATCGCGTTTGTTGGTGTTGGCGACGCGTACAACGGCGTGGTACATCTATGCGGCCACCGTGACGTACGCGGGCTGGTGAAGTGCTCGGTGAACTATTTGGACCGTGCGACCGCATTGCGCGCGATcgtctcgtcgatcgacgagtcggtGGTCGACTGGTTCTACCAGAACTCGCTCGTGTTCACGGCGGCGAAACACCCGTGCTGGGGCGACGTGGAGAAAAACGGGAGCAGCAAGCGGCCGCGCAAGAAGTACGGCCGTGTTTTGCGCGCCGACGTGGAAGGCGTGGACAATATCATTGAGGAGAGGTTGGAAGAAGGCTGCGACTTCATTCAGGACTCGTTGGAGGACTACGATAGCGATAGCGAGTGAAAGTGGATATGCCTTTTCTGTTCTATAATGCACTGGGGAACTTTTCGTAGAAGCGTCTTTCGAGCGCctcgacgtcgtcgtcgctgaagCTGTTGCGCGCAGGCGGCGGCGGCTTCTGGGGCGTCGACTTGTTGGAGCTCAGATGCTCTGGTTTCTTTGGCCGTGGAGGCGGTTTCTTGGAGCTGGTCTTCGCTCTGTTCCGCAACGGGGTCGACGGAGTCGACGAGTCGACGCTGTTGACGCGACTCAGCACCGCGTCCTGGTAGCTCAGCTTCTCGCCCGCATCTCTGTaggacgacgacacagacagCGGCGAGTACGGCGACGTGGCTGTCGAGCTTGGCGTGGCAAACGGCGGCGGTGAGGTGTTCGTCGTTCTGGACGGCGTGATCACCTTGATCGggatcttgttgaccttgGGCTTTGCCGGCGGCGGCATGCTGCTATTGTCGGTGTATTTTCCGTACCCGTGTGCCGTTTTCGCCGGAGGCGGCGACGGCTTGCGGTTCAGCAACATGTGCACTCTACGTTGGATCGAGTTTGACCGTTTAGGTGGCCGGTGCGCAGGCACGCTTGGCTTTTCTGCGCGCGGCGTGGTctgctcgtcctcgatgaACGTTTCCGACGCTGAGGAGCTCGAGTTCGAGTCCGCGCGGTAGATCGTCGTGAACTCCTGCAACGAGTCTGTGCTGCGGTTCGAGCCGGACGCATTTCTGCTCTTTATGGAAGAATAGGACGGGTTTCTGCTCGATTCGCGCGATCTGCCCCCAGTCAAGAGGTCCTTGATCGATGAAATGCTCGACCGCTTGTGGTGGCCGGTGTTAGACGTTTTCAGGCTCGCAAAGCGCGACTTGAAGCTGTCGCCTGTTCTCTGTGGAGTGGCGCTCTTGATGAAGTCGACAGAGCTGTTGATATTGTTATGGTGGTTCGGAGAcagctccaccacctcctctCTAGTCATGCCATCGATGAGGTCAGCGTGCGACACGGGGCCAGACGCCTGTTTGTGGAGACTGGCGGCAGACATGCTGAGCGGGCGCGActtggacgaggacctTCTGGTGAATTCGGGACGCGCAAACGACTGCGCAAGATCCGACGTGGACTTGTTATTGGACGGCGCCACAAACTTGGTTTTGTCGAGCCTTGCAAAAGGGTCCTGCGCAGTCAAATGGTGCGCCATGACTTTCTCAGAATACGACTTCTGCAACACATGCTCTCTGGAAGAGTTGCTTGCCACCTCGTTTTTGACCGAAGGAGCAACCAGCTCTTCTGTCGTGGCAGGCCGACGCGGCATAGGCGGCGGCTGGGCAGCATGGAGGTTTCGGGTCTGGTCTGTGGTCTTGGCTATGTTTGGGTACGGAACACCACGCATCTTGCAAacttcctccagcagctggaaaacggTCGGTCTCTTCTTTGGGTCCACCATCAAACACCTCGCAATCACGTTCTTCAATCTTGTACTGTACGGGGGAGTTGGAGGGAACGAGTACAGGCCGTGCAAAATAGCATACTCGCCGCCTCCACCGTTGCCGTTGCCGTTAATGGCATTCTGTTCGAAAGGTGTCGTGTAATAGCAGAGCTTGTACAAAAACACGCCCAACGCCCAGATATCCGACttctcgtcgatcggctGTCCTTTGTACAGGTCTATCATTTCCGGACAGCGGTACTGGGGCGTAGTGTGTTTCATTATGTCGTTCTGGAGAATCTCGAACTCCTCGACGTTGCGTGGCGGTCTCAACGGCGGCGACGCCGACCCAAAATCGCACAATTTGTAGTGTCTGTCGCTGGAGAGTAGCACgttttcgatcttgatgTCTTTATGGATTAGCGGGGGATTCAGAGCGTGCATGTGCGCCACACCCTCCGTGATCTCGCCCATGATCTGCAGAATCTCCggctccttcagcttgttcaccagCCGCGTGTTCATGAAATCGATCAAGCCGTTTCCAGAACAGTACTCCATCAGCAGGAACACCTCGTATCCTACCCCGTTGGCCATCCGTGAAGCGTGCGAGTCGATGTACGACACAATGCAGCTTTTCCCCTGGAGCCGTCTCATGGCGTCGACCTCCTGGCGAAGCACGTTCAGCGTTGGTTTGTCGGGCACCGCCACTCTTTTCAGACATGCTATTTTCTGATCTCGCCAGGCAGGACTGATACGGCAAGTGTACACGTGCGCAAAGCCTCCCTGGGACAAGTACTTCTCAATGACAACTTTGTGCGAGCCCACGGTCAACACGGTGCCCGGTTTATATACCAAGGGCGGGGCTCCGGCGGTCATAGCTGTTCGAGGCTGATATCACACTTGGAAAATATATGAAAAGGAATGCTGTGGAAGTCTTGCTACTGCCGCGTGGTACTCGGGCCTTGATTAGTTTGAATCAGTGGTTCACAAGCGGCAATTCCCTCTTGTGTGCTTGCAGCCTCAACCACCTTTAATGTACAGCtggttttatttttaaCGTTTTAAAAACAACTCAGAAAAAGTCGTGCGCGCACACACACACCTTTTTCTCAGTACGGCTTGAATCTCTTGGAGTCCTTCTTgtgcttctttttcttgtgtTTTCTGTCCGACTCGGGCTTTGACTCCTGCTGCTTCGTCTCAATGGGTTGTGGCgtgctgctgaagaacgTAGCGCTGGTGTCCGCCAGAAGGCACGGTGTTTTCCACAGCTTCACCAAATTGTCCTCGCCAGCAGTGTAAACCATattctccagcaccagcgCGTCACGAACCACCTCTTCGCCATGTGCATCGGGGAAATATATGGGTGACTCGCTCGAAAAGTCAAAATTCTCCACAGCAGGGTCGAAACGGTGCATCTTCAGCTCGTGCTTCGAATTCGACCCGCAAAAAACATAGCCCGGAGCCTGCAGATCCACCACGTACTCGCACCCCCACTTTTCGCGAACGTCGCCAAACTCTTTTGGCAGCGGCTCGATGTGCTCCTCGGTGCGGTGGTCGTTCAGCTCGTGCACCGCAAACGTCTCCATGTGCGACAGAGTGTATATTCTGTTTGGCGAGAGGAAATTTGCCGAGTGGATCGACGTAAAGTTGATCACCTGCAGCAAAGCATCGTCCTCCTCGGGCACAGAAAGATCGTAAATATTCACGTAGCCGTCTGTCGACCCGCTCAAAAGCAGCTGTCTGTTGGACGGGTGGAACCGCGCTTCGGTGATGTCGTCGTTGTGCGAGTCAATAAATGTCCTGAACGGCTGTGTTGGCTTGCGCAGGTCCCAGAGAATCAGCTCCGAGTCGGACCCACTGAGCTCGGTTCCTGCTACCAACAAGTTGTAGCTGGCGTCGAGGGATAGAAACGGCAATTGGCGGGCGTTGGAAAACGTGTGTGTCTCGCGGTTGGTTCTCGCGTCCCAGACCTTCACGGTACCGtcgtttgagcagctcgcaAAGGTGTACGAGTCCAGGGCCTTGATTTTATTGATGGAGCGTGAATGTGCACTGAGGGTACTGATACTCTGCAGAGTTTTGGATAGAACGTGGATT
Encoded proteins:
- a CDS encoding Protein serine/threonine kinase; its protein translation is MTAGAPPLVYKPGTVLTVGSHKVVIEKYLSQGGFAHVYTCRISPAWRDQKIACLKRVAVPDKPTLNVLRQEVDAMRRLQGKSCIVSYIDSHASRMANGVGYEVFLLMEYCSGNGLIDFMNTRLVNKLKEPEILQIMGEITEGVAHMHALNPPLIHKDIKIENVLLSSDRHYKLCDFGSASPPLRPPRNVEEFEILQNDIMKHTTPQYRCPEMIDLYKGQPIDEKSDIWALGVFLYKLCYYTTPFEQNAINGNGNGGGGEYAILHGLYSFPPTPPYSTRLKNVIARCLMVDPKKRPTVFQLLEEVCKMRGVPYPNIAKTTDQTRNLHAAQPPPMPRRPATTEELVAPSVKNEVASNSSREHVLQKSYSEKVMAHHLTAQDPFARLDKTKFVAPSNNKSTSDLAQSFARPEFTRRSSSKSRPLSMSAASLHKQASGPVSHADLIDGMTREEVVELSPNHHNNINSSVDFIKSATPQRTGDSFKSRFASLKTSNTGHHKRSSISSIKDLLTGGRSRESSRNPSYSSIKSRNASGSNRSTDSLQEFTTIYRADSNSSSSASETFIEDEQTTPRAEKPSVPAHRPPKRSNSIQRRVHMLLNRKPSPPPAKTAHGYGKYTDNSSMPPPAKPKVNKIPIKVITPSRTTNTSPPPFATPSSTATSPYSPLSVSSSYRDAGEKLSYQDAVLSRVNSVDSSTPSTPLRNRAKTSSKKPPPRPKKPEHLSSNKSTPQKPPPPARNSFSDDDVEALERRFYEKFPSAL